From Desmodus rotundus isolate HL8 chromosome 12, HLdesRot8A.1, whole genome shotgun sequence, one genomic window encodes:
- the TFPT gene encoding TCF3 fusion partner, with protein sequence MELEQREGTMGFEEFSAPPGSELALPPLFGGHILESELETEVEFVSGGLGNSSLHERDEEEEAARGQQRRQRELNRRKYQALGRRCREIEQVNERVLNRLHQVQRITRRLQQERRFLMRVLDSYGDDYRAGQLTIMLEDEGSQGTDAPTPGNAENEPPEKEGLSPPRRTSAPPEPSSPAPGEGPSGRKRRRVPREGRRAGVPLTPELAPVQIKVEEDFGFEADEALDSSWVSRGPDKLLPYPTLASPPFD encoded by the exons ATGGagctggagcagagagaagg GACCATGGGCTTTGAAGAGTTCTCAGCGCCACCAGGCTCGGAGCTGGCGCTGCCTCCGCTGTTTGGTGGTCACATCCTGGAGAGTGAGCTTGAGACAGAAGTGGAGTTCGTGTCTGGGGGTCTGGGCAACTCGAGCCTCCATGAGCGagatgaagaggaagaggcagcCCGGGGCCAGCAACGGCGCCAGCGGGAACTCAATCGCAGAAAGTACCAGGCGTTAGGTCGGCGCTGCCGGGAGATCGAGCAG GTGAACGAGCGGGTCCTGAACAGGCTCCATCAGGTACAGAGGATAACGCGGAGACTCCAGCAGGAACGGAG GTTCCTCATGAGAGTGCTGGACTCCTACGGCGATGACTACCGTGCTGGCCAGCTCACCATCATGCTGGAG GATGagggcagccagggcacagatgcccccaccccaggcaatgCTGAAAATGAGCCTCCAGAGAAGGAGGGGCTGTCTCCACCCAGAAGGACGTCGGCACCCCCAGAACCCAGCAGCCCAGCCCCCGGTGAGGGGCCCAGTGGGCGGAAGAGGCGGCGAGTACCCCGGGAAGGACGCCGAGCGGGAGTCCCACTAACTCCAGAACTGGCCCCTGTGCAG aTAAAGGTCGAGGAAGACTTCGGCTTTGAAGCAGATGAGGCCCTGGACTCCAGTTGGGTTTCCCGGGGGCCAGACAAACTGCTGCCCTACCCCACCCTAGCCAGCCCCCCCTTTGACTGA
- the TSEN34 gene encoding tRNA-splicing endonuclease subunit Sen34 isoform X2 — MLVVEVANGRSLVWGAEAVQALRERLGVGGRTVGALPRGPRQNSRLGLPLLLMPEEARLLAEIGAVTLVSAPRPDPREHSLAVASYKRYQEQGFQEQSFLAAEARETRRQELLGKIAEGQAAKKQKLQQVSGTSESQEAIGNQKPGENGASASQAPGEQEEAGPSDGMAPLPRSAMLVQLATARPRPIKARPLDWRVQSKDWPHAGRPAHELRYSIYRDLWERGFFLSAAGKFGGDFLVYPGDPLRFHAHYIAQCWAPGDPIPLQDLVSAGRLGTSVRKTLLLCSPQSDGKVVYTSLQWASLQ, encoded by the exons ATGCTGGTGGTGGAGGTTGCGAACGGCCGCTCCCTGGtgtggggggcagaggcagtgcagGCGCTTCGGGAGCGCCTAGGAGTCGGGGGCCGCACCGTGGGCGCCCTGCCCCGGGGGCCCCGTCAGAACTCGCGACTGGGCCTCCCGCTGCTGCTGATGCCCGAGGAGGCGCGGCTTCTGGCTGAGATCGGCGCTGTGACCCTAGTCAGCGCCCCGCGCCCGGATCCCCGTGAACACAGCCTG GCTGTGGCATCTTATAAGCGCTATCAAGAGCAGGGCTTCCAGGAGCAAAGCTTCCTGGCAGCTGAGGCCCGTGAGACCCGTCGTCAGGAGCTCTTAGGGAAGATCGCAGAGGGCCAGGCTGCCAAGAAACAGAAGCTACAACAGGTTTCTGGGACCAGCGAGAGCCAGGAGGCCATTGGGAACCAAAAGCCTGGAGAGAATGGCGCCAGTGCTAGCCAGGCTCCTGGAGAGCAGGAGGAAGCAG GGCCTTCAGATGGGATGGCCCCCTTGCCCAGGTCTGCTATGCTCGTCCAGCTAGCCACTGCTAGGCCTCGACCCATCAAGGCTAGACCCCTGGATTGGCGTGTCCAGTCCAAGGATTGGCCTCATGCTGGCCGTCCAGCGCATGAGCTGCGCTACAGCATCTACAGAGACCTGTGGGAGCGAGGCTTCTTCCTCAGTGCCGCTGGCAAATTTGGGGGCGACTTCCTGGTCTATCCTG gtgaCCCGCTCCGTTTCCATGCCCACTACATTGCCCAGTGCTGGGCTCCCGGGGATCCCATCCCGCTCCAGGACCTGGTTTCTGCTGGCCGCCTCGGAACCAGCGTCAGAAAGACGTTGCTCCTCTGTTCTCCACAGTCTGATGGTAAGGTGGTCTACACCTCCCTGCAGTGGGCCAGCCTGCAGTGA
- the NDUFA3 gene encoding NADH dehydrogenase [ubiquinone] 1 alpha subcomplex subunit 3, producing the protein MAGRLAAFLKNAWAKEPVLVASFSIAGLAIMLPIFSPYTKYAIMINEATPYNYPVPVRDDGNMPDVPSHPQDPQGPSLEWLKKL; encoded by the exons ATGGCTGGGA GACTCGCCGCCTTCCTCAAGAATGCCTGGGCCAAGGAGCCGGTGCTGGTCGCGTCCTTCAGCATCGCGGGCCTCG CTATAATGCTGCCCATCTTCAGCCCCTATACCAAGTATGCCATCATGATCAACGAGGCCACTCCCTACAACTACCCAG TGCCCGTCCGAGATGATGGGAACATGCCCGATGTGCCCAGTCACCCCCAGGACCCCCAGGGCCCAAGCCTGGAGTGGCTGAAGAAACTGTGA
- the TSEN34 gene encoding tRNA-splicing endonuclease subunit Sen34 isoform X1 gives MLVVEVANGRSLVWGAEAVQALRERLGVGGRTVGALPRGPRQNSRLGLPLLLMPEEARLLAEIGAVTLVSAPRPDPREHSLAVASYKRYQEQGFQEQSFLAAEARETRRQELLGKIAEGQAAKKQKLQQVSGTSESQEAIGNQKPGENGASASQAPGEQEEAGSSSSQTGPSDGMAPLPRSAMLVQLATARPRPIKARPLDWRVQSKDWPHAGRPAHELRYSIYRDLWERGFFLSAAGKFGGDFLVYPGDPLRFHAHYIAQCWAPGDPIPLQDLVSAGRLGTSVRKTLLLCSPQSDGKVVYTSLQWASLQ, from the exons ATGCTGGTGGTGGAGGTTGCGAACGGCCGCTCCCTGGtgtggggggcagaggcagtgcagGCGCTTCGGGAGCGCCTAGGAGTCGGGGGCCGCACCGTGGGCGCCCTGCCCCGGGGGCCCCGTCAGAACTCGCGACTGGGCCTCCCGCTGCTGCTGATGCCCGAGGAGGCGCGGCTTCTGGCTGAGATCGGCGCTGTGACCCTAGTCAGCGCCCCGCGCCCGGATCCCCGTGAACACAGCCTG GCTGTGGCATCTTATAAGCGCTATCAAGAGCAGGGCTTCCAGGAGCAAAGCTTCCTGGCAGCTGAGGCCCGTGAGACCCGTCGTCAGGAGCTCTTAGGGAAGATCGCAGAGGGCCAGGCTGCCAAGAAACAGAAGCTACAACAGGTTTCTGGGACCAGCGAGAGCCAGGAGGCCATTGGGAACCAAAAGCCTGGAGAGAATGGCGCCAGTGCTAGCCAGGCTCCTGGAGAGCAGGAGGAAGCAG gctcctcctcTTCCCAAACAGGGCCTTCAGATGGGATGGCCCCCTTGCCCAGGTCTGCTATGCTCGTCCAGCTAGCCACTGCTAGGCCTCGACCCATCAAGGCTAGACCCCTGGATTGGCGTGTCCAGTCCAAGGATTGGCCTCATGCTGGCCGTCCAGCGCATGAGCTGCGCTACAGCATCTACAGAGACCTGTGGGAGCGAGGCTTCTTCCTCAGTGCCGCTGGCAAATTTGGGGGCGACTTCCTGGTCTATCCTG gtgaCCCGCTCCGTTTCCATGCCCACTACATTGCCCAGTGCTGGGCTCCCGGGGATCCCATCCCGCTCCAGGACCTGGTTTCTGCTGGCCGCCTCGGAACCAGCGTCAGAAAGACGTTGCTCCTCTGTTCTCCACAGTCTGATGGTAAGGTGGTCTACACCTCCCTGCAGTGGGCCAGCCTGCAGTGA